The genomic stretch GATAGCCGAAGCCGCCGTCGTTCTTGGTGATGGTGCGTGCCGTGCCATCCTGGTCGAGGACGCGGAAGTCGCGGACCGTCGAGGCGATGTCGCCGAATCGTCCGCCGGCGTTCATGCGGAGCCCGCCGCCGACGGTGCCGGGGATGCCGGCCATGCATTCGAAGCCGCTGAGGCCGAGTCGCTCGCACTGCTTGGTCAGCTTCGCGAGGCTCACGCCGCCGCCAACGGTGATCGACGAGCCGTCGACCTCGACACGTTCCCAAAACCGCCCGGCCAGTCGCACGACGCATCCGTCCACGCCGTCGTCGCCGACCAGCAGATTGGCACCGAGGCCGAGCGGGTAGACGTCGACGCCTTCTGCGTCGCAAAAGGCGAGCACGTCGGCCAACTCAGTCTCGTCTGTCGGCATGGCGAACCAACGAGCCGGACCGCCGAGGCGATACCACGTGTGCGCCGCGAGCGGCTCGTTTTCGCGAAGGCAAGCTGGAAGCGTCAACGTTGTCATGCGGCTTCCTTCACAGTGTCGAATGTGCCGTCGACCAGCATTCGGCCGACCTTCCAGACGTCGCCCGCGCCCATCGTGACGACGAGGTCACCGTCGCGGATTTCGCCGCGAACTCGGCGGGCAACGGCGTCGAATCCCGGGACGTGCTCGCCGTGCTGTCCTGCGTCGCGGACGCGTTGGGCC from Planctomycetota bacterium encodes the following:
- the murB gene encoding UDP-N-acetylmuramate dehydrogenase, with product MTTLTLPACLRENEPLAAHTWYRLGGPARWFAMPTDETELADVLAFCDAEGVDVYPLGLGANLLVGDDGVDGCVVRLAGRFWERVEVDGSSITVGGGVSLAKLTKQCERLGLSGFECMAGIPGTVGGGLRMNAGGRFGDIASTVRDFRVLDQDGTARTITKNDGGFGYRTSGFEAPFVVSATFDLVPSSPEVVAARTREVWTYKRQSQPLGGRDGRSCGCAFKNPPGDSAGRLIDTAGLKGLAVGGARVSELHANFITADASCRSRDVRHLIALVRRRVRQRHGVRLHTEVQQWPMRRRRDRALLQAS